One Alnus glutinosa chromosome 3, dhAlnGlut1.1, whole genome shotgun sequence genomic region harbors:
- the LOC133862363 gene encoding acidic endochitinase-like, which yields MARQLQTPLALFYLLLIILINGSQAGVITVYWGQNGNEGTLADTCASGYYGIVNIAFLSTFGINGQDPMINLAGHCDATANGCTGLSSDIEACQKKWGIKVMLSIGGGTETYTLSSAADARKLANYLWNNFLGGVSYSRPLGAAILDGIDFAIDTGTNQHWDELAKALAEFRPQKNVFLTAAPQCPFTDENRLAAALNTGLFDYVWIQFYNNAQCEYLGSADKLKSDWNLWATRISAGKIFLGLPAAPDAAYSGGYIPPSVLISEVLPYIKISPKYGGVMLWDRYHDILNNYSAIIKPYV from the exons ATGGCTAGGCAATTACAAACCCCATTAGCATTGTTCTACCTTTTGCTCATTATCCTGATCAATGGCTCACAAGCGGGTGTAATCACAGTGTACTGGGGTCAGAATGGAAATGAGGGCACCTTGGCTGATACTTGCGCCAGTGGCTATTATGGTATTGTGAACATAGCTTTCCTATCCACATTTGGCATTAATGGTCAGGACCCCATGATCAACCTAGCCGGCCATTGTGACGCAACCGCTAATGGGTGCACTGGTTTAAGCTCCGACATTGAAGCTTGCCAAAAAAAATGGGGTATCAAAGTGATGCTTTCTATTGGAGGCGGTACTGAGACCTACACCCTTTCCTCGGCTGCTGATGCCAG GAAGCTTGCAAACTACTTATGGAACAATTTTCTTGGGGGCGTATCTTACTCCCGTCCATTAGGTGCTGCGATCCTAGATGGCATTGACTTTGCCATTGATACAGGCACAAACCAGCACTGGGACGAGCTCGCAAAGGCCTTAGCAGAGTTTAGGCCACAGAAGAATGTCTTCTTGACAGCGGCTCCACAATGTCCTTTTACAGACGAAAATCGTCTAGCAGCTGCACTAAACACTGGCCTGTTTGACTACGTTTGGATCCAATTTTATAACAACGCTCAGTGTGAGTATCTGGGCAGTGCGGACAAACTTAAGAGTGATTGGAATCTATGGGCCACTAGGATTTCAGctggtaaaatatttttggggtTACCTGCGGCCCCAGATGCAGCTTACAGTGGTGGCTACATCCCGCCCTCTGTGCTTATTAGTGAGGTGTTACCTTATATTAAGATTTCTCCAAAATACGGGGGTGTTATGCTTTGGGATAGGTATCATGACATATTGAACAACTATAGCGCAATTATTAAGCCCTATGTTTGA